A genomic segment from Methanolobus zinderi encodes:
- a CDS encoding aminotransferase class I/II-fold pyridoxal phosphate-dependent enzyme: protein MRKTCHPSRFVADVINRVPPSGIRRYFDLASEIDDAISLGVGEPDFVTPWHIREACIHSLECGETSYTSNYGLMELREEISKSFSGKYNISYNPESEILVTSGVSEALDVAIRSITNPGDEIIIPQPSYVAYVPSVMFAGGVPVPVMNSIENNFRLLPEDLEAAITDKTKALILNYPNNPTGATMSRKDLEAIADVVAEHDIMVISDEVYDCLTYNGGHTCFSSLEGMRDRTILLNGFSKAYAMTGFRLAFAMAPPEIIASMMLIHQYCMLCAPIIAQLGAIEALRNGQTEMEKMVRDYDRRRHLIVSGLNKIGLDCFEPKGAFYAFPSVKNTGLSSEEFAERLLFEQKVVTIPGNVFGEAGNGFLRCSYATSMQEIEEALARIEAFVDGL from the coding sequence ATGAGAAAAACATGCCATCCCTCAAGATTCGTTGCAGATGTAATTAACCGGGTACCTCCTTCCGGTATTCGTCGCTATTTCGACCTTGCGTCCGAGATAGACGATGCTATATCCCTGGGTGTGGGCGAACCTGATTTTGTTACTCCGTGGCATATCCGTGAGGCATGTATACATTCCCTGGAATGCGGGGAGACCTCATATACTTCCAACTACGGTCTCATGGAGCTGCGTGAGGAGATTTCTAAATCATTTTCCGGGAAGTATAATATAAGTTATAATCCCGAGTCTGAAATACTCGTAACATCCGGTGTAAGTGAAGCACTAGATGTTGCCATCCGTTCTATCACAAATCCCGGCGATGAGATTATCATACCTCAACCATCTTATGTTGCCTATGTGCCTTCTGTGATGTTTGCAGGAGGAGTGCCTGTTCCTGTGATGAACAGTATCGAGAACAACTTCAGGTTGCTGCCTGAAGATCTTGAGGCCGCTATCACTGATAAGACCAAGGCTTTGATCCTGAACTATCCGAACAATCCCACCGGTGCCACCATGAGCCGGAAGGACCTTGAGGCCATAGCTGATGTGGTTGCGGAACATGATATAATGGTAATCTCGGATGAGGTCTATGACTGTCTGACCTACAATGGCGGACATACATGTTTTTCCTCTCTGGAAGGAATGCGTGACAGGACGATATTGCTCAATGGTTTTTCCAAGGCGTATGCAATGACGGGTTTCAGACTGGCGTTTGCCATGGCACCTCCGGAGATCATAGCTTCAATGATGCTCATCCACCAGTACTGCATGCTATGTGCGCCTATAATCGCTCAGCTTGGCGCTATCGAAGCCCTGCGCAACGGCCAGACCGAAATGGAAAAGATGGTGCGTGACTATGACAGACGACGCCACCTTATCGTCAGTGGCCTCAACAAGATAGGACTGGACTGCTTCGAGCCCAAGGGTGCGTTCTATGCCTTCCCGTCAGTCAAAAATACCGGCTTAAGCTCCGAGGAATTCGCCGAGCGCCTTCTTTTCGAGCAGAAGGTTGTCACCATTCCCGGCAATGTGTTCGGTGAGGCCGGAAACGGTTTTTTGCGCTGTTCCTATGCAACTTCCATGCAGGAGATAGAAGAGGCACTTGCAAGGATCGAGGCTTTTGTGGATGGATTGTAA
- a CDS encoding Lrp/AsnC family transcriptional regulator, which translates to MMGLLNMDEKTRHILECLEEDARISHEKIATLTGMPVGEVSRIIKDMENSGVIRKYKTVIDWDLAGDENVYAIIELKVSLERSLGYQALVERLYKFPEVRSVRLLSGQYDLSLTVSGSSMKEVAFFVAEKISTLEQVQHTATHFVLKTYKEDGVILYEQDHLARLPVTP; encoded by the coding sequence ATTATGGGGTTGCTCAATATGGACGAAAAAACACGTCATATCCTGGAATGTCTCGAAGAAGATGCGAGAATTTCACATGAGAAGATCGCAACCCTCACAGGCATGCCCGTTGGAGAGGTTAGCAGGATCATCAAGGACATGGAAAACAGCGGTGTAATACGTAAGTATAAGACCGTGATCGACTGGGACCTTGCAGGTGATGAGAACGTATACGCTATAATCGAACTGAAGGTAAGTCTTGAACGCAGCCTTGGATATCAGGCCCTTGTGGAACGCCTGTATAAGTTTCCCGAGGTCCGCTCTGTAAGACTGCTCTCAGGTCAGTATGATCTCTCGCTCACGGTTTCCGGCAGTTCCATGAAAGAGGTTGCTTTCTTTGTTGCGGAGAAGATATCAACCCTCGAGCAGGTGCAGCACACAGCCACGCACTTTGTCCTGAAAACCTACAAAGAGGACGGAGTGATCCTTTATGAGCAGGACCATCTCGCACGCCTGCCTGTAACTCCTTAA
- a CDS encoding 30S ribosomal protein S8e, whose amino-acid sequence MKWQGRSKRTYTGAKIKAARGKRKYELGRESADTHIDDTKRKNISTTGGNRKVRLLQCNVANVTDSQGKSQQSAIENVIDNVANEHYVRRNILTKGSVVKTALGNARITSRPGQDGVVNAVLLE is encoded by the coding sequence ATGAAATGGCAAGGCAGATCCAAGAGGACATATACAGGTGCCAAGATCAAGGCAGCACGTGGTAAGAGAAAATACGAATTAGGCCGTGAGTCTGCTGACACACACATAGACGACACCAAGAGGAAGAACATTTCCACAACCGGTGGTAACAGGAAGGTCAGACTTCTGCAGTGTAATGTTGCAAATGTCACCGATTCTCAGGGGAAGTCACAGCAGTCAGCAATTGAGAATGTAATTGACAATGTTGCAAATGAACACTATGTCAGGCGTAACATCCTTACAAAGGGTTCAGTTGTAAAGACCGCTCTCGGCAATGCAAGAATCACAAGCCGTCCTGGTCAGGATGGTGTGGTTAACGCAGTATTGCTCGAGTAA
- the rnz gene encoding ribonuclease Z, translating into MFRVIFLGTAGSLPTKDRNTSATMVNREGELMLFDCGEGTQQQMMRAKTGMKALSSIFISHFHADHILGIPGLIQTMSFHGRTEPLKIYGPHRVHEFVRILSALGYYKLRFEIEGIDLEAGDIIKRDGYSIHVIGTEHSVPSLGYALVEDKRTGKFNREKAMELGVPPGPLFSKLHNGEVVELDGRTILPEDVVGDARPGRKIVYSGDTRPCSGILEASRDADLLIHDATLSKDQQEWAIESMHTTAEEAALLAKEAGVKQLILTHISSRYSDDVTPLLEEAKAVFGNVIVAEDMMEIEVPYPDKK; encoded by the coding sequence ATGTTTCGTGTAATTTTTCTCGGTACAGCCGGTTCCCTCCCGACAAAAGACCGCAACACTTCGGCTACAATGGTCAACCGTGAAGGTGAACTAATGCTCTTTGACTGTGGCGAAGGAACACAGCAGCAGATGATGCGGGCCAAGACCGGAATGAAGGCACTGTCCTCCATATTCATATCTCATTTTCATGCAGACCACATACTTGGCATACCCGGACTGATACAGACGATGTCATTTCATGGCAGGACAGAGCCCCTGAAGATATACGGCCCTCACCGGGTGCATGAATTCGTAAGAATACTGAGTGCACTTGGATATTACAAACTGCGTTTTGAAATAGAAGGCATAGACCTTGAAGCCGGGGATATAATAAAGCGGGACGGGTACTCGATACATGTTATAGGAACAGAACACAGCGTACCGAGCCTGGGATATGCCCTGGTTGAAGATAAGCGTACGGGTAAATTTAACCGTGAAAAGGCGATGGAACTCGGTGTACCCCCCGGACCCCTGTTCTCAAAACTGCACAACGGTGAAGTCGTGGAGCTCGATGGAAGAACCATTCTGCCGGAAGATGTCGTGGGTGACGCACGCCCTGGCAGAAAAATAGTCTACAGCGGAGATACCCGCCCTTGCAGTGGCATACTGGAGGCAAGCCGGGATGCTGATCTGCTTATCCACGACGCAACCCTGTCAAAGGACCAGCAGGAATGGGCGATCGAATCCATGCATACGACCGCAGAAGAAGCAGCCCTGCTTGCAAAAGAGGCAGGTGTAAAACAGTTGATATTAACACACATCAGCTCCCGCTATTCCGATGATGTGACACCACTGCTTGAAGAGGCAAAAGCTGTTTTCGGGAACGTCATAGTTGCCGAGGATATGATGGAGATCGAAGTCCCATACCCGGACAAAAAATGA
- a CDS encoding AAA family ATPase, with product MIFIVRTAQKVNTKVNRDLSKNSVESTADFLFLEPAGYPMASVLEEYPIIENPGVFEHYAREQWNGMIARKGEYLFDRRMYPDFAYRINEVEPPESVIGFKTRIIVKEITVSSAPTVEFTSDVSFDDVVGQEGARRKCKLIERFLQEPGMFGRWAPRNVLFFGPSGTGKTMFAKALANKTHVPILPVKATELIGEFVGEGARQIHQLYERAQEMAPCIIFIDELDAIALDRRYQELRGDVAEIVNALLTEMDGIVERSGVCTIGATNRNDTIDSAVRSRFEEEIEFTLPDEKERLKILESNIKTFPLPVEDVDLREIAKMTEGLSGRDLVSKVLKTALHNVIVEDRDYVNQGDLLDSVKKLKGVQKISDPERLYI from the coding sequence ATGATATTCATAGTACGGACTGCCCAGAAAGTTAATACCAAAGTAAACAGGGATCTTAGTAAGAATTCTGTTGAAAGTACCGCTGATTTTCTTTTTCTTGAACCCGCAGGCTACCCCATGGCCAGTGTTCTGGAAGAATACCCGATCATTGAGAATCCGGGTGTGTTCGAACACTATGCACGGGAACAGTGGAACGGCATGATAGCCCGTAAGGGAGAATACCTTTTTGACAGACGGATGTATCCGGACTTTGCCTACCGGATCAATGAAGTGGAACCTCCCGAATCTGTGATTGGTTTCAAGACCCGTATAATCGTCAAGGAGATCACGGTCAGCAGTGCACCCACGGTTGAGTTCACAAGTGATGTGTCCTTCGATGACGTTGTGGGACAGGAAGGTGCACGGCGCAAGTGCAAGCTCATCGAGCGTTTCCTGCAGGAGCCCGGGATGTTCGGACGCTGGGCGCCAAGAAATGTGCTCTTTTTCGGACCATCGGGTACCGGTAAGACCATGTTTGCCAAGGCACTTGCGAACAAGACCCATGTGCCTATACTTCCGGTCAAGGCCACAGAACTGATTGGTGAGTTCGTGGGTGAAGGCGCCCGCCAGATACACCAGTTATATGAGCGCGCCCAGGAAATGGCACCATGTATTATCTTCATCGACGAGCTGGATGCCATTGCACTGGACAGGAGATACCAGGAGCTGCGTGGTGACGTTGCTGAGATAGTCAATGCCTTGCTTACGGAAATGGATGGCATTGTCGAGCGTTCCGGTGTATGCACAATTGGTGCCACGAACCGCAACGACACTATTGATTCGGCCGTAAGAAGCAGGTTTGAAGAAGAGATAGAATTTACCCTTCCGGATGAGAAGGAACGACTCAAGATCCTTGAATCTAATATCAAGACATTCCCTCTTCCTGTGGAAGATGTGGATCTCAGAGAGATTGCAAAGATGACAGAAGGGCTTTCAGGAAGGGATCTTGTGAGTAAGGTTCTCAAGACAGCACTCCATAATGTGATCGTTGAGGACCGTGATTACGTAAATCAGGGTGATCTGCTCGATTCTGTCAAAAAACTAAAGGGTGTTCAGAAAATTTCAGACCCTGAAAGACTCTACATTTAA
- a CDS encoding ATP-binding protein, with the protein MSKSDSRLSEEKESMKIPNLANSVFFLIVCVFGIIIISPFIVTDQMDMIILSSVLIAVTFAAIIYASSRIDRMNLELEASICELKSEKEEIGKLMEQNSKIENTLTSLISLFIAPKDVDRAIEETLQRTGRFCNCERNYLVLIARDGNSVHMTHHWSSNNCENKKAMFENLNLSSTPWIAEKIYEKQILIIPEADSLSDEASREKDIMKSRGIDSLILVPVELDEKVTGIIGIENPDLPKNCSDEWKQTLKILSELVGMAMQHKSFLNELSLFKSLIDESNDFIFVIDSEKGTVVDVNETACRQLGYSRNEFMQFTGDRNEQLFGSRFWEKDIQDICGNRFLDIDKTISTKNGKVIPAEINVTFTDHENNSYALAIVRDVTKRKEVEEILKKTQERVELALRGADLGMWDWNIHTNELIYNDRWAEMLGYEARDIKPNFDSWLNMIHHEDLPSVKNEIDLHLNDRTPFFESEFRMQNKNKNWQWILSRGKVVEWTGDCEPSRLAGTTMDTSERKKFEEELRHSNELKDLFTDIMRHDLLNPAGNIKGFTDLLMEIEDDGKKKNMVSSIKRNNDKLIEMIEIAAKFAKLESTEDIRLERMEIGAILRNVIEQFEHKLEDRQMTLDMRAKGTYYSMLNPIIEEIFANFISNAIKYSPEGTPIIVDVVDTNYYWKVEVTDSGEGIPDDVKELIFDRFKRVNKKGVKGTGLGLAIVKRIAEIVEAEVGVEDNPEGQGSRFWVKLKKCTDFTDHSMPENNVPDIFKTNACHQTIILTK; encoded by the coding sequence ATGAGTAAATCCGACTCCCGGCTTTCTGAAGAAAAAGAAAGTATGAAAATACCGAATTTAGCCAATAGTGTATTCTTTCTTATTGTATGTGTTTTCGGCATAATCATCATCTCGCCATTTATCGTGACGGATCAGATGGACATGATAATCCTGAGCTCTGTCCTGATAGCAGTTACCTTTGCAGCTATAATATATGCAAGTTCCAGAATTGACAGAATGAACCTGGAACTCGAAGCCAGTATCTGTGAGCTCAAAAGCGAAAAAGAAGAGATAGGGAAGCTTATGGAGCAAAACTCAAAGATAGAGAACACGCTCACCTCACTTATCTCACTGTTTATAGCACCCAAGGATGTTGACAGGGCGATAGAAGAGACATTGCAGAGAACGGGACGGTTCTGTAATTGTGAGCGTAATTACCTTGTGTTGATTGCCAGGGATGGCAACTCTGTTCATATGACACATCACTGGAGCAGCAATAACTGCGAAAACAAAAAGGCGATGTTCGAGAACCTGAATCTGTCCAGTACACCATGGATTGCAGAGAAGATATATGAAAAGCAGATACTCATAATCCCTGAAGCAGATTCACTATCAGATGAGGCATCAAGAGAAAAGGACATAATGAAGAGCCGGGGAATTGATTCACTTATTCTTGTCCCGGTAGAACTTGATGAAAAAGTAACAGGTATTATAGGGATCGAGAATCCCGATTTACCGAAGAATTGCAGTGATGAGTGGAAACAGACCCTGAAGATTCTCTCGGAACTTGTGGGAATGGCTATGCAGCATAAATCCTTCCTGAACGAACTCAGCCTGTTTAAGAGCCTCATCGATGAATCAAATGATTTCATCTTTGTGATAGACTCTGAGAAAGGAACTGTTGTTGATGTCAATGAAACTGCCTGCAGGCAGCTGGGATATTCCAGAAACGAGTTTATGCAATTTACAGGAGACAGGAATGAGCAGTTATTCGGAAGCAGGTTCTGGGAAAAGGATATACAGGACATATGCGGGAACAGATTCCTTGATATTGACAAAACTATCAGCACAAAAAATGGCAAAGTCATTCCTGCGGAGATCAATGTAACTTTCACAGATCATGAGAATAACAGTTATGCACTTGCCATCGTACGTGATGTGACAAAACGCAAGGAAGTCGAGGAGATCCTGAAAAAGACACAGGAAAGAGTGGAGCTCGCACTCAGAGGTGCTGACCTTGGCATGTGGGACTGGAACATACATACGAACGAATTGATATATAATGACAGATGGGCGGAAATGCTTGGCTATGAAGCACGTGATATCAAGCCGAATTTTGACTCGTGGCTGAATATGATACACCATGAAGACCTGCCATCCGTAAAGAATGAGATCGACCTTCACTTGAATGACAGAACTCCCTTCTTTGAATCAGAGTTCAGGATGCAGAACAAGAACAAGAACTGGCAGTGGATACTCAGCCGTGGCAAGGTTGTGGAGTGGACCGGTGACTGTGAACCCTCCAGACTTGCAGGCACCACCATGGACACCAGTGAGAGAAAGAAATTCGAAGAAGAGCTGCGCCACTCCAATGAACTCAAGGACCTCTTCACAGACATAATGAGACACGACCTCTTAAACCCCGCAGGAAATATAAAAGGATTCACGGACCTGCTCATGGAAATTGAGGATGACGGGAAAAAGAAGAACATGGTGAGCAGCATAAAACGCAACAACGACAAGCTGATCGAAATGATCGAGATCGCTGCCAAGTTCGCCAAACTGGAATCCACCGAGGACATCCGGCTTGAGAGAATGGAGATCGGTGCAATTCTCAGGAATGTCATCGAGCAGTTCGAGCACAAGCTCGAGGACAGGCAGATGACACTTGATATGAGAGCAAAGGGAACTTACTATTCCATGCTCAATCCGATAATCGAGGAGATATTTGCCAATTTTATTTCCAATGCGATCAAGTACAGCCCCGAGGGCACACCCATTATAGTTGATGTCGTGGACACCAACTACTACTGGAAGGTGGAAGTGACCGACTCCGGAGAGGGGATACCGGATGATGTAAAGGAGCTTATATTCGACCGTTTCAAGCGTGTTAATAAAAAAGGTGTCAAAGGAACGGGACTGGGTCTTGCCATAGTCAAAAGAATAGCCGAGATCGTCGAGGCGGAGGTTGGCGTGGAGGACAATCCCGAAGGTCAGGGAAGCAGGTTCTGGGTCAAGCTGAAGAAATGCACGGACTTCACAGACCACAGCATGCCTGAAAACAATGTCCCCGACATCTTTAAGACAAATGCCTGCCATCAGACCATAATACTGACAAAATAA
- a CDS encoding sulfide-dependent adenosine diphosphate thiazole synthase, which yields MELDELVITRAIVEEYSKTFLDYTDVDVALVGGGPANLVAAKYLADAGVKTVIFEKKLSIGGGMWGGGMMFPRIVIQEDAKHILDDFGVNYHEYEKGYYVASSIESVGRLITGATSAGAEIFNLIDVEDVMIRENDAVCGLVINWGPVSMNRLHVDPLSICAKVVIDGTGHDAAVCSTVQRKVPGAQLGELGVVGEKPMWAEVGERILMETTKEVYPGLIVTGMAANAVAGAPRMGPIFGGMMLSGKKAAEIAIEKLGK from the coding sequence ATGGAACTGGATGAGCTCGTTATTACAAGGGCCATAGTCGAGGAGTATTCAAAAACCTTTCTTGACTATACGGATGTTGATGTAGCACTTGTCGGCGGAGGACCTGCAAACCTGGTTGCTGCCAAATACCTGGCCGATGCAGGAGTTAAGACTGTTATTTTTGAGAAGAAACTCTCGATAGGCGGAGGAATGTGGGGCGGAGGAATGATGTTCCCGCGTATTGTGATTCAGGAAGATGCAAAGCACATTCTGGATGATTTTGGTGTTAACTACCATGAATACGAAAAGGGATATTATGTTGCAAGCTCCATTGAATCCGTGGGAAGACTCATTACAGGTGCCACATCAGCAGGTGCTGAGATCTTCAATCTGATAGATGTGGAAGATGTGATGATACGTGAAAATGATGCGGTCTGCGGCCTGGTGATCAACTGGGGACCCGTATCCATGAACAGGCTTCATGTGGATCCACTTTCCATTTGTGCAAAGGTGGTCATTGACGGTACGGGACATGATGCAGCTGTCTGCAGCACAGTTCAGCGCAAGGTACCCGGTGCACAACTGGGCGAGCTCGGAGTTGTTGGTGAGAAACCCATGTGGGCCGAAGTGGGAGAGCGCATACTCATGGAGACTACAAAGGAAGTATATCCCGGGCTTATCGTCACTGGAATGGCAGCAAACGCGGTTGCAGGTGCCCCGAGGATGGGACCTATATTTGGCGGCATGATGCTCTCCGGAAAGAAAGCTGCGGAAATTGCAATTGAAAAGCTTGGAAAGTGA
- the purF gene encoding amidophosphoribosyltransferase: protein MREECGVVGVVKHGDESHPVPAALQMYYALYALQHRGQESSGITVHDGKEPNTIKGMGLVPEVFKKNDLIELKGKVGVGHVRYSTSGDSRLENCQPFIVRYKSGSVAIAHNGNLVNSSELRKKLESEGHLFVASSDTEVIAHLLVKELLKYDPVDAIRHVMKQLNGSYSLAILIDDTLMAVRDPFGFKPLCIGTIDSGYVVASESVAIDTLNGELLRDVKPGELVIFRDGEIESHQLFNEPCCAHCVFEYVYFARPDSIIDGKLVYKVRERIGEILSKEYPVQADMVSPVPDSGITSAIGYARESDIDYEESLMKNRYIGRTFILPGQAMRETAVRLKMNTIDENIKGKSIILIDDSVVRGTTSRRIIDMIRKAGAKEVHARIGSPPIVAPCYLGIDMASRDELIAAHKTIKGVEAVISADSLGYLSIEGLVESIGLDRDDLCLGCLTGAYPVDIPGEKMCNRRQLKINEFQ from the coding sequence ATGCGTGAAGAATGTGGTGTTGTGGGTGTGGTGAAACACGGTGATGAAAGCCATCCCGTACCAGCCGCGCTTCAGATGTACTATGCCCTGTATGCATTGCAGCATCGCGGGCAGGAATCCTCGGGAATAACCGTCCACGACGGCAAAGAGCCCAATACCATTAAGGGTATGGGACTTGTGCCTGAGGTTTTTAAAAAAAATGACCTGATCGAACTCAAAGGCAAAGTCGGTGTAGGTCATGTACGCTATTCTACGTCAGGCGACTCCAGACTTGAGAATTGCCAGCCATTTATCGTCAGATATAAAAGTGGCAGTGTTGCCATAGCTCACAATGGAAATCTTGTAAACAGTTCAGAGCTTCGGAAAAAACTGGAATCAGAAGGTCATCTTTTTGTTGCAAGTTCAGATACCGAGGTCATAGCACACCTTCTTGTGAAGGAGCTTTTGAAGTATGATCCGGTAGATGCTATAAGGCATGTAATGAAGCAGCTTAACGGTTCTTATTCACTTGCCATTCTTATAGACGACACACTCATGGCCGTAAGGGACCCCTTCGGGTTCAAACCTCTCTGTATAGGAACCATAGATTCAGGCTATGTTGTAGCCTCGGAAAGTGTGGCAATTGATACCCTGAACGGTGAACTGCTCAGGGATGTCAAGCCAGGTGAGCTTGTTATCTTCCGTGACGGTGAGATAGAGTCACATCAGCTTTTCAATGAGCCATGTTGTGCACATTGTGTTTTCGAATATGTCTACTTTGCAAGGCCGGACTCAATAATCGATGGTAAGCTTGTTTATAAGGTTCGGGAGCGGATAGGTGAGATACTTTCGAAAGAATATCCGGTACAAGCTGATATGGTCTCTCCGGTTCCCGACTCGGGGATCACTTCTGCAATCGGATATGCCCGTGAGTCGGACATCGATTATGAAGAAAGCCTCATGAAGAACCGTTACATAGGCAGGACTTTCATCTTACCGGGGCAGGCCATGCGTGAGACTGCAGTGCGTCTTAAAATGAATACAATTGACGAGAACATCAAAGGCAAGAGTATAATCCTGATCGATGACAGCGTTGTCAGGGGAACTACCTCAAGACGTATTATTGACATGATCAGAAAAGCAGGCGCAAAGGAAGTACATGCCAGAATTGGCAGTCCTCCTATAGTTGCTCCGTGTTATCTGGGAATAGATATGGCCTCAAGGGACGAGCTGATAGCCGCACACAAGACTATTAAGGGTGTTGAAGCTGTTATTAGTGCCGATTCCCTTGGTTATCTGAGCATTGAAGGCCTGGTTGAATCCATAGGACTTGACAGGGATGACCTCTGTCTTGGTTGTCTGACAGGAGCTTATCCTGTGGACATACCGGGAGAGAAGATGTGCAACCGCAGGCAATTAAAGATCAATGAGTTCCAGTAA
- a CDS encoding 50S ribosomal protein L37e, translated as MSKGTPSMGKRQKRTHVTCRRCGSVSLNIHTKQCTSCGFGKTPRMRSYKWQAKCKY; from the coding sequence ATGTCAAAAGGTACTCCCTCAATGGGTAAAAGACAGAAGCGCACGCATGTAACATGCAGGCGCTGTGGTAGTGTCTCACTTAATATTCATACAAAACAGTGTACTTCCTGCGGATTCGGGAAGACACCCCGCATGAGAAGTTACAAGTGGCAGGCAAAGTGCAAATACTAA
- a CDS encoding LSm family protein — translation MGNRPLDILNNALSTPVIVRLKGAREFRGKLQGYDVHMNLVLDEAEELKDGDIVRKLGSVVIRGDNIVYVSP, via the coding sequence ATGGGAAATAGACCTCTTGATATATTGAACAATGCGTTGAGCACTCCTGTAATCGTGAGATTGAAAGGTGCAAGGGAGTTCAGAGGTAAGCTTCAGGGTTACGATGTTCACATGAACCTTGTACTTGATGAAGCCGAGGAACTCAAAGATGGAGATATTGTAAGAAAGCTGGGTAGTGTTGTGATCAGAGGCGATAACATAGTTTATGTTTCTCCCTGA